The genomic region CGAAAGTAAGTCCACTGAACTCTTAGCACTTCTAGAAGACGTCACATTTGAAGAGCCTCAGAAACCTGTCAAAGGGCGTCGAACCTTCAATGAAGCCAATTTCTACAAATCACTTAAGACACAAAGTGAATCTGGTCGTAACTTAACGATTAACCAAATTAATGCTTTGAAGAAAATGGTTCTGAAATATCAGAAGCAAATTGATAACTTTGAAGCTAAAGCGGCTGAACTTAAGCTAGAGATCCCAGAAGAAGCTGTTATTGACCCCGAAGAGAGCAAGGAGATTACTGCCCTTTTAAAGGCTCTAAGTACCATCACTGAATGGAATGCTCCGACAAAACGCGGACGTATGACCTATGATGACAAAAGCTTTTATGAATCTCTCTCCAGTAACTTTGCCAACAAAGGTTCACTCACTCCCCGTCAGTTAGCTGCCCTAAAAAAATCCGTGGCTCGCTACAAGGAAAAGATCCCTGCGGAACTTTACCCTGAAGGATTAGAAGATGCCAAAGGTGCGGCCGAAGAAAAAACTGACGTCAAGTGCCCTAAATGCGATTCTCCCATTGTCAAAAAAATGGGCAAGCGCGGTCCATTTTATGCATGTTCAGCTTTTCCGAAATGTAAAAATCTTGCCGATTCTCTAGAGAAATTTGCTGAAAATAGCGAAGATTAAATTTGAGGCGCCCGGGGCTACCGGGCGCTTTCTTTTATGCTGACTTACTGTGTTACAGATTCAAACGGTCGTGTGCTCCTCGAGCACAATCCCGAACAAGCTCTCCTACCGGCCTCTAACATAAAGCTTTTCACTTGTGCCATGGCACTAGAATCTTTTGATGCTGACGCCCCTCCCTCGCAAAAACTTCGAGTCCTAAGTACCCCACGTCAGCTCACCATAGAATTTAAAGGCAACCTTTTTTTCTCTTGCCGTTATCAAGGTAGAGATATCCTCTCTCGCCGAATCGATCAACTAGCCGACGCGATCAAAGCTCATGGGCAAACAGAATTCGAATCACTCTACATCACTTGCCCTACTGATTACTTAAACCCTTTAGCACACTACCCTTGTGTATCTTTTGTTTCCTTTAACGAAAATACTCTTGATCTAGAAATTTCTCATGGAGAAGCCCTTTCTACTCCTCTAGAACAACGTGAATTTTCACTTGTCCCCGATAAATCTCTTAAAGAACAAGTTCGCAAAGGTTCGAGAATTAGCTATAACCCCACCCAGAATTCTCTTGATTATTGGCGCCTAGAAGGAGATAATTGGACTCCTGATATTCTGCTTTGCGAACTTCGCAAAAGAGGAATATCCATCAAAAAATTAAGTAAGATAGCAGATCACGAGGCACAGCAACTAGCTAGCTTTCAGGATCCCGTACTGACTTCTCAGCTGCTTCATTCTAGCCTTTGCCACAGCGATAATTTCCGTGCGGAAATGCTGGGTCTACATTTGCGCTATTCGCAACAAAAGACCGACCTTCAACAATGCCTGCAAACTCTCTCCGATAAAATTGGACTCACGCAAACTTTTATGGCAGATGGCTCAGGACTTAGTCGAGATAACCACACTTCTACACGAGATATTTGTCGACTCCTCAATTATATGTCTCAACATAGGCAGAGTCCTACTTGGATGAATTCCCTCGCAATTTCTGGCATTTCCGGAACGCTACAAAATGCGATAAGCTACCCTATTGCTAAAGGTAAATTCATTGGCAAAACAGGCACACTCCGCGACGCCCGAGCGCTCAGTGGTTATTATACCAATAAAAATGGTCGCGTCTTCACCGTCTCAGTACTTCAAAATAATGAAGACTGCAGTACTTTCAGCTCCATGCTAAAACAAATACTCAGCGATATAGATGAAAAATAATACCCTCCTAACAGATGGCCCTATTGCAAAAGCTATTGCATCCATAGCCATCCCCATGTTAATCATGATGCTTACTGCCGTCTGCTTTTCATGGTTAGACGCATGGTACATTGCTAAGTTAGGTGAAACTGAACTAACAGCCATCGATATTGCTTTCCCGCTCATCACTTTCTCCAGCTCCATAATCTATGGAGGCTTAGGTACAGGCGTCAGCGCGGCCATCGCTGCATATTCCAGTGCAAAAAAAGACTTACACACTGCCGCAGGACTTCGCTATGGTATGATAATTGCACTTATCACTTCAGCACTAATCAGTCTCGCTATCATTTTCTTTGGTGAGGCTCTACTACAACGCCAACTGTCTGGCAAGCCCGAAGTTATCCTACTTGCAAATCAATACTGCTTTTGGTACTACCTCTTTTTTCCTCTCATGGGGATTGGAGCCGTTCTCGCCTCGGCAATGCGCGGTACCGGCAATGCTGTTCGACCTATGATTTATAGTCTTATAGCCATGTTCGTTAATGCTGTACTTACGCCTTTACTCTCTTACGAATCCAGCGGACATTGGTATTCTGAACTCTTCCTCGATATGGGTATAAAGGGTGCCGCGCTCTCAACTGTGGCCTCATACTCCTTGATGACGCTGCTACTCGCCTTTGATTTTATCCATGAAAGACAAGGACTCAAAAAGAATACGCAAACACTCCCCGTTACTGAACAGCAGAAGGTACTAAAACGCATTTTATATACCAGTTCTATTGCTGCATTAGTGCCCGCATGTACCAATTTCACCATTGGAATATCTCAAGCTCTTCTCGCTTCTCGTGGCCCAGAAATACTCGATGCTTACTCACTCTCCAAGCGTTTTGAACAATTTTTAATTATGCTTGCCATCCCCCTATGCGCAGCAAACATGATCATCATTAGCGCCAACTTGGGAAAGAAAAACTATTCGCGAATCAAGCAATCATTTATTTTCTCATCTAAAATAATGTTAGGACTTAGTTCTCTAGCTGCCTTATTTATGTTTTTTCAAAGTTCCGCTTGGTTCTCATCCTTTTCACAAAACGAGCTCATTCACAGCGAAGGTCATAAATATTTTCAATTTGCGGCTCTACACATCATTCTACTCCCTCTATGTATCATGCTCAATTTTGCTTTCCAGGGACTTTCACAAGCCGCAAAACCACTGCCCTACACACTAGGATCGGTCTTTCTATTTCAAGCCCTGGGTTGTTACCTATTGATTAGTAATAATAAATCAACTGAAAGCTTCTATTTATCCCTCAGCTTAGGTACCAGTTTAGCTTTCATTTTCTGCTTGAGAAAATTTTTCCACTCCCTACAATACCTAGAAACAAAAAAGGCCGAGACTCTCACAAGTCTCGACCAAAATTAAGCGAAAATATTTTATTCGCTAATTGTATCTGAAGGGCCGAAATATTCATAGTGAATATTCTCTTCTGCCACTCCCCAGTCTTTCAGTGATTTATATAATGCTTTCATCATCGTTGCGGGGCCACAAATATAAAAATCCGTTTCCTTCACTCCATCACAGGCTTCTTGAAGTTGCTCAAGACCAATTCTCTTATTATCCTCAGTAAAGAATGTTTTTACTGAAAAATTACTTTTTTGCGTCAGTTCTTTAATTTCATTTTCAAAAGCTAATTCTGATTGGTTTTGTGTTCCATGTAAAAAGCTCACACTTCGAGAAGAATTAGTCTTGGAAAGTTTGTGTAACATACTGAGCATCGGCGTTAAACCCACTCCGCCAGATACTAAAACTATTGGTCTTGAGTTGGAATCTAATTTGAATACGCCATAAGGAGCATTGAGCTTTACTGTATCGCCTTCTTTGATTTCATTGTGAAGATGAGTCGAGAACATTCCGTCTTTTTTTACTGATATACGTAGCGATTCACCACCCCAATCAGAAAGTGAATAATTACGAACTATGTTACCTTCACCCGGTATTTCTAGTTTAATACTAATATATTGCCCTGCATCATATGAAATCACAGGCGTCCCATCAGCCGCTTCAAAATAAAATGAAGTCACACTCGCAGATTCTTTAACTTTTTTTGCTACTTTGAATTCTTTGTAACCATTCCAACCGCCAGCTTTCTCTGCGGTTTTCGCATATTTAGCTTTCTCTACACCAATGAGTATATCTGCGAGGAATCCGTAAGCTTCACCCCACGCATCCGCAACCTCTGGTGTAACTGCATCGCCAAGTACTTCTGCTATTGCCGCGAGTAAACATTCACCGACTATCGGATAATGTTCCGGTAAAATATTTAGGGACGCATGGCGCTCAGTGATGCCATCAACTGCACCCGCAAGAGCACCCAGATTTTCAATATTCATCGCATATGCAACTACTGCATTTGCCAAAGCCTGTTGCTGTTTTCCTGCTTTCTGATGAGTTTGATTAAAAAACTCTTTTACCATAGGGTAACGCTCGAACATGATTTTATAAAAAGTGGTCGTTATTTTTTCAGCGTTCGCTCCAACTACCGGGGTAGTCGCCTTAACTATATCAATTGTCGTCTGTGATAATGCCATTTATCTTTCCTTTAGTTAAAATATTGTCGCATCGATTTAAACATTACTTTCTTAGTTAAGTTTAAAACTAAATTGTATTTGCATACATTCAAATTATAGTTTTAAAAAACATAGAAGATTTTATGAGATTAAATTTAAAGACAGACTACGCCTTACGCATTCTACTTCATGCCGCGAAGAACCAGGGATCTTTAATAACCTCAACAGAAGTTGCTAAAGTATACAACATCACCCAAGCTAACTCGACGCAAATTGTTAATACCCTTAAGAAAAAAGGCTACTTAATCGTAAAACGAGGTCGCTATGGAGGAGGTTTCACCTTAGCCGCGCCTCCGGAGGAAATGCGCATTGGTAACATCATAAAAGACATTGAACCAGATCTCAATTTAGTTCAATGTTTCAATAAAGAAAAAAATAATTGTCCCATTATTGATAATTGTAAATTAGCTGGACTTATGTATTCTGGGTTAAACGCTTTTTTGGATAAAATGAATGAACAGACTCTGGCCGATATTATTTAGCTTCACTTATTTCTGTGCTTGTATCAACAAGCCTGAAGTTGAAGTTTTGAACGCAAATCAACTTCAAATTAGCCAAGATGCTTTCAAAGTTGTCTATCAAAAAAGTGATGGCGGTTATTTAGGACTGGCACTTTTTTCCGACAAACATGCATTTACGAGCCTAAAAGACTCGTTCCCGAATAGTGAAAAGAATTTTCGATTGAGCCCTAGTAGCGATATTCATGATACTGAATCTATCATATCAAGAACATTTCATTCCGATCCCAAACTCAGTGTCAGCAGATCTTTTCTTCTCAAAGAAAATACTCTAGAGTTAAACTGGCACTTCAAAAACACTTCTCAGCAAACTATTAATGGCCAGTTTCGAATTAGTCTTCAACTTCCTGTGAAAGCTAAAATCATCAAAAAAACTGTGTCCACACAAGTCGATCTCGCAAATGGAGTACGATTTCAGTTTGAGCATTCAAGTAGATTAGGATTTAAACTAAATAAGCAAGAGCTTATAATATTTGATAAAGCGCATCGCGCTATTCAAGCCTCTCATCGTGATTCAGAAAAAATCCGCATCCATTTTGCCTTAGCAAAATAATCGGAACTATTTTCTTTCTGCCGCTAATTCGGCACTACTTTTATTAATGCCGATGGGGAATTGCTGATTCAAACGGAATAATTTAAGACGACTCAAGGTTTCATCACTACAGCCAATTACCATAAATTGGCAATCTCGCTCATCAGCAATTTTGAATAGATACTTAATATAGGCAAAGGCGGCACTGCATAAAGAACCTGCATTGAATAAGTCCAATGTCATTTGTTCCCATTCCCCAAAAGCATCAAAACCTACCGCTAAATCTTTTTGTAAAGATTCGAGCTGCCTTAAGCCTAAGTCACCTTCAATCTGAATAAAAAAAATCTTGTTATCAACTAGTACCATGTTGTCTTTATTCGCCTCAGTTTTTAACGTTTTACTAACTGTATACTTGCTGACAAAAAAAAACAGGGTACTTACGTAAGTTTTAACGCTATTTTTTACAAAATCGGTAATTTTTACGCGTTGAAATAAGTATGACACGACACATATTTGAGCGCGACTTAATTTAATTAAATAAAGAGAAATAAAAATGAGTAAATGCAAGTGCAGATTTATCTCCTCAACCATTGGGATGAAAGTCCTTATGGCTGCTACGGGCCTCCTTCTCACAGGCTTCTTAGTAACACACCTTGCCGGTAACTTCCTGCTTCTTCCTAAAATTGGAGGCCCTGCGGCTTTCAATGATTATGCCTACAAACTCACTTCTATGGGTCCCGTTCTTTGGGCTGCTGAATTTGGCCTCTTAGCACTTTTCTGTATTCACATCTTTTGCGCGATTCGCACAAAAATGCTTAGTGCTGCGGCTCGTGGATCAGAATATGTTGTAAGAAAAACTCACGGTGAAAGCACTCTCTCCTCTCGCTTTATGGTTCACACTGGCGGAGTTATTCTCGTCTTCCTCATTCTCCACTTGGTCACTTTCAAGTTTGGTACTGAGTATACACAAGAAGCCACTGCTACTTCGCCACAAATGAGAGACCTCTATAAAACTGTTGTGGAGCTTTTTGCCAATAAACTTTATTCCGCTTACTACATCGTTTCTATGATTCTTCTTGGTTTTCACTTAAAGCACGGTTTCCAAAGTGCTTTTCAAACATTGGGCCTTAACCACCCTAGATACACTCCCTTTATCAAAAAAACAGCATTGGCTCTAGCGCTTATTTTTGCTGTCGGTTACTCAATCTTCCCCGTCTACTTTGGTTTTATTAATCCAGTAGATTGCTCGTCAACAAGCTGTACTGTAGGAGCTAAGTAATATGGAACTCAACGGAAATGTACCTGAAGGCGATCTGAAGAATTTATGGGAAAAACATAAATTCAATATGAAATTGGTTAACCCTGCGAATCGCCGTAAATTCAAAGCTATCGTCGTAGGATCTGGTCTTGCTGGCTCATCGGCAGCCGCTTCACTTGCAGAAATGGGCTACAATGTCGATTGCTTCTGTATCCAAGATAGCCCACGCCGTGCTCACTCAATTGCAGCACAGGGTGGCATCAACTCTTCAAAGTCTTACCCTAATGATGGTGACAGCGTTCACCGCCTCTTTTACGATACTGTAAAAGGTGGAGATTACCGTGCTCGTGAAGCGAACGTTCACCGTTTAGCTGAAGTCTCAGGTAACATCATTGATCAATGTGTAGCTCAAGGCGTTCCTTTTGCTCGCGAATACTCTGGCTACCTCGCCAATCGCTCATTTGGTGGTGCTCAAGTATCACGTACTTTCTATGCGAAAGGCCAAACGGGCCAACAGCTCCTCCTCGGCGCTTACAGTGCTTTAAGTCGTCAGATCAAATCTGGCCAAGTCACTATGCACACTCGTTCTGAAATGCTCGACTTAGTTATGGTTGACGGCAAAGCCAAAGGTATCATCACTCGTAACTTACTTAATGGTGCTATCGAACGTCACGCCGCAGACGTAGTTATTCTTTGTACAGGTGGATATGGTAATGTTTTCTATCTCTCCACTAATGCAATGGGCTCAAATGTAACAGCTGCTTGGCGTGCACACAAACGTGGTGCTTACTTCGCAAATCCTTGTTACACACAGATTCACCCAACTTGTATTCCTGTTCACGGCGAGAATCAGTCCAAACTCACTTTGATGTCCGAATCACTCCGTAACGACGGCCGTGTTTGGGTTCCGCGCAAAAAAGAAGATGTGGCAGCTATCCGTCAGGGCACAAAAACTGCCAAAGATATTGCCGACGCTGATCGCTACTACTACCTAGAAGAGCGTTACCCTGCATTTGGTAACCTCGTTCCTCGTGATGTTGCTTCTCGTGGAGCTAAACTTGAATGTGATAATGGCCTAGGTGTTAATGACACTGGCGAAGCCGTTTTCCTTGATTTCAGTGTTGCAATCGAGCGTGATGGTTACGAAGCTATTAAAGCTAAATATGGTAACCTCTTTGATATGTATCAGTGCATTACTGCTGACTCACCTTACGATGTTCCAATGAAAATTTATCCGGCAATTCACTATACCATGGGTGGCCTCTGGGTTGACTATAACCTGATGTCTAACCTCGATGGTTTATTCGTTCTTGGTGAAGCCA from Lentisphaera profundi harbors:
- a CDS encoding D-alanyl-D-alanine carboxypeptidase — encoded protein: MLTYCVTDSNGRVLLEHNPEQALLPASNIKLFTCAMALESFDADAPPSQKLRVLSTPRQLTIEFKGNLFFSCRYQGRDILSRRIDQLADAIKAHGQTEFESLYITCPTDYLNPLAHYPCVSFVSFNENTLDLEISHGEALSTPLEQREFSLVPDKSLKEQVRKGSRISYNPTQNSLDYWRLEGDNWTPDILLCELRKRGISIKKLSKIADHEAQQLASFQDPVLTSQLLHSSLCHSDNFRAEMLGLHLRYSQQKTDLQQCLQTLSDKIGLTQTFMADGSGLSRDNHTSTRDICRLLNYMSQHRQSPTWMNSLAISGISGTLQNAISYPIAKGKFIGKTGTLRDARALSGYYTNKNGRVFTVSVLQNNEDCSTFSSMLKQILSDIDEK
- a CDS encoding MATE family efflux transporter; translation: MKNNTLLTDGPIAKAIASIAIPMLIMMLTAVCFSWLDAWYIAKLGETELTAIDIAFPLITFSSSIIYGGLGTGVSAAIAAYSSAKKDLHTAAGLRYGMIIALITSALISLAIIFFGEALLQRQLSGKPEVILLANQYCFWYYLFFPLMGIGAVLASAMRGTGNAVRPMIYSLIAMFVNAVLTPLLSYESSGHWYSELFLDMGIKGAALSTVASYSLMTLLLAFDFIHERQGLKKNTQTLPVTEQQKVLKRILYTSSIAALVPACTNFTIGISQALLASRGPEILDAYSLSKRFEQFLIMLAIPLCAANMIIISANLGKKNYSRIKQSFIFSSKIMLGLSSLAALFMFFQSSAWFSSFSQNELIHSEGHKYFQFAALHIILLPLCIMLNFAFQGLSQAAKPLPYTLGSVFLFQALGCYLLISNNKSTESFYLSLSLGTSLAFIFCLRKFFHSLQYLETKKAETLTSLDQN
- the hmpA gene encoding NO-inducible flavohemoprotein; its protein translation is MALSQTTIDIVKATTPVVGANAEKITTTFYKIMFERYPMVKEFFNQTHQKAGKQQQALANAVVAYAMNIENLGALAGAVDGITERHASLNILPEHYPIVGECLLAAIAEVLGDAVTPEVADAWGEAYGFLADILIGVEKAKYAKTAEKAGGWNGYKEFKVAKKVKESASVTSFYFEAADGTPVISYDAGQYISIKLEIPGEGNIVRNYSLSDWGGESLRISVKKDGMFSTHLHNEIKEGDTVKLNAPYGVFKLDSNSRPIVLVSGGVGLTPMLSMLHKLSKTNSSRSVSFLHGTQNQSELAFENEIKELTQKSNFSVKTFFTEDNKRIGLEQLQEACDGVKETDFYICGPATMMKALYKSLKDWGVAEENIHYEYFGPSDTISE
- a CDS encoding RrF2 family transcriptional regulator, coding for MRLNLKTDYALRILLHAAKNQGSLITSTEVAKVYNITQANSTQIVNTLKKKGYLIVKRGRYGGGFTLAAPPEEMRIGNIIKDIEPDLNLVQCFNKEKNNCPIIDNCKLAGLMYSGLNAFLDKMNEQTLADII
- a CDS encoding succinate dehydrogenase cytochrome b subunit translates to MSKCKCRFISSTIGMKVLMAATGLLLTGFLVTHLAGNFLLLPKIGGPAAFNDYAYKLTSMGPVLWAAEFGLLALFCIHIFCAIRTKMLSAAARGSEYVVRKTHGESTLSSRFMVHTGGVILVFLILHLVTFKFGTEYTQEATATSPQMRDLYKTVVELFANKLYSAYYIVSMILLGFHLKHGFQSAFQTLGLNHPRYTPFIKKTALALALIFAVGYSIFPVYFGFINPVDCSSTSCTVGAK
- a CDS encoding fumarate reductase/succinate dehydrogenase flavoprotein subunit, yielding MELNGNVPEGDLKNLWEKHKFNMKLVNPANRRKFKAIVVGSGLAGSSAAASLAEMGYNVDCFCIQDSPRRAHSIAAQGGINSSKSYPNDGDSVHRLFYDTVKGGDYRAREANVHRLAEVSGNIIDQCVAQGVPFAREYSGYLANRSFGGAQVSRTFYAKGQTGQQLLLGAYSALSRQIKSGQVTMHTRSEMLDLVMVDGKAKGIITRNLLNGAIERHAADVVILCTGGYGNVFYLSTNAMGSNVTAAWRAHKRGAYFANPCYTQIHPTCIPVHGENQSKLTLMSESLRNDGRVWVPRKKEDVAAIRQGTKTAKDIADADRYYYLEERYPAFGNLVPRDVASRGAKLECDNGLGVNDTGEAVFLDFSVAIERDGYEAIKAKYGNLFDMYQCITADSPYDVPMKIYPAIHYTMGGLWVDYNLMSNLDGLFVLGEANFSDHGANRLGASALMQGLSDGYFVAPHTVSNYLASNKQEAVSTDMPEFEAAENEVNETSQRLLDINGKQSVDDFHKRLGKMMWQHCGMARNEAGLGKLITDVADLRKEFWTDVSVVGEKGDLNITLEKAGRVADFLELGELMARDALARKESCGGHFREESQTDDNEAKRDDENFQHVAAWGFKGVDNEPERHTEALDFKHCIPSQRSYK